The proteins below come from a single Alligator mississippiensis isolate rAllMis1 chromosome 2, rAllMis1, whole genome shotgun sequence genomic window:
- the IMMT gene encoding MICOS complex subunit MIC60 isoform X5, producing the protein MSALVALEITDIAGQLSTDDLNSLIAHAHRRIDQLNRELAEHRVREQQHIEIALEKQKLENKKALETAVAKALEHHKSELHIEQERKMEEVRDVMETEMRTQLRRQAAAHTDHLRDVLKVQEQELKLEFEQNLSEKLSEQEMHFRRLTQDQLDNFTLDINTAYARLKGIEQAVESHAVAEEEARKAHQLWLSVEALKYTMKTACGESPTEPLQSAVEAIRASCSDNTFTEALIAALPQESLTRGVYSEEALRARFYVVQKLAKRVAMIDETRNSLYQYFLSYLQALLMFHPQQLKPPAELSTDELDTFKLLSYASYCIEHGDLELAAKFVNQLKGESRRVAQDWLAEARRTLETKQIVEILTAYASAMGLGTIQVQ; encoded by the exons atgtctgcacttgtggctctgg AGATAACTGATATAG CTGGCCAGCTGTCAACAGATGACTTAAATTCTCTCATTGCCCATGCTCATCGTCGCATTGACCAATTAAACAGGGAACTGGCTGAGCACAGAGTGAGAGAGCAGCAGCACATTGAGATTGCCCTGGAAAAGCAAAAACTGGAAAACAAGAAAGCACTTGAGACTGCAGTGGCAAAAGCACTGGAGCACCATAAAAGTGAGCTCCACATCGAGCAGGAGAGAAAG ATGGAAGAAGTCCGAGATGTAATGGAAACTGAAATGAGAACCCAGCTTcgcaggcaggcagctgcccacACTGATCACCTGAGAGATGTCCTTAAGGTTCAAGAACAGGAGCTCAAGCTGGAGTTTGAGCAG AACTTGTCTGAGAAGCTGAGCGAACAGGAAATGCACTTCAGACGCCTTACGCAAGACCAACTGGACAACTTCACTCTGGACATAAACACAGCCTATGCCCGCCTGAAAGGAATTGAGCAGGCAGTTGAGA GTCACGCGGTAGCTGAGGAAGAGGCCAGGAAGGCCCATCAATTGTGGTTATCTGTGGAAGCTTTAAAATACACCATGAAAACTGCCTGTGGGGAGAGCCCTACTGAACCACTGCAGAGCGCAGTTGAGGCTATCAGAGCCAGCTGTTCTGACAATACATTTACTGAAGCCTTAATAGCAGCTCTCCCTCAAGAATCGCTGACACGGGGAGTCTACAGTGAAGAGGCCCTCCGGGCACGCTTTTACGTAGTCCAAAAACTGGCAAAAAGAGTGGCCATGATTGATGAGACGAGGAACAGCTTGTACCAGTACTTCCTGTCCTACCTGCAGGCCCTGCTCATGTTTCACCCTCAGCAGCTGAAGCCACCTGCTGAGCTCAGCACCGATGAGCTGGACACATTTAAGTTACTGTCTTATGCCTCCTATTGTATTGAGCATGGAGACCTAGAGCTGGCGGCTAAATTTGTCAACCAGTTAAAGGGCGAGTCTAGGCGAGTGGCGCAGGACTGGCTGGCTGAAGCGCGAAGGACCCTGGAAACAAAACAGATTGTGGAAATCCTGACTGCCTACGCCAGTGCCATGGGCTTGGGAACAATCCAAGTGCAGTGA
- the IMMT gene encoding MICOS complex subunit MIC60 isoform X6 has translation MSALVALAGQLSTDDLNSLIAHAHRRIDQLNRELAEHRVREQQHIEIALEKQKLENKKALETAVAKALEHHKSELHIEQERKMEEVRDVMETEMRTQLRRQAAAHTDHLRDVLKVQEQELKLEFEQNLSEKLSEQEMHFRRLTQDQLDNFTLDINTAYARLKGIEQAVESHAVAEEEARKAHQLWLSVEALKYTMKTACGESPTEPLQSAVEAIRASCSDNTFTEALIAALPQESLTRGVYSEEALRARFYVVQKLAKRVAMIDETRNSLYQYFLSYLQALLMFHPQQLKPPAELSTDELDTFKLLSYASYCIEHGDLELAAKFVNQLKGESRRVAQDWLAEARRTLETKQIVEILTAYASAMGLGTIQVQ, from the exons atgtctgcacttgtggctctgg CTGGCCAGCTGTCAACAGATGACTTAAATTCTCTCATTGCCCATGCTCATCGTCGCATTGACCAATTAAACAGGGAACTGGCTGAGCACAGAGTGAGAGAGCAGCAGCACATTGAGATTGCCCTGGAAAAGCAAAAACTGGAAAACAAGAAAGCACTTGAGACTGCAGTGGCAAAAGCACTGGAGCACCATAAAAGTGAGCTCCACATCGAGCAGGAGAGAAAG ATGGAAGAAGTCCGAGATGTAATGGAAACTGAAATGAGAACCCAGCTTcgcaggcaggcagctgcccacACTGATCACCTGAGAGATGTCCTTAAGGTTCAAGAACAGGAGCTCAAGCTGGAGTTTGAGCAG AACTTGTCTGAGAAGCTGAGCGAACAGGAAATGCACTTCAGACGCCTTACGCAAGACCAACTGGACAACTTCACTCTGGACATAAACACAGCCTATGCCCGCCTGAAAGGAATTGAGCAGGCAGTTGAGA GTCACGCGGTAGCTGAGGAAGAGGCCAGGAAGGCCCATCAATTGTGGTTATCTGTGGAAGCTTTAAAATACACCATGAAAACTGCCTGTGGGGAGAGCCCTACTGAACCACTGCAGAGCGCAGTTGAGGCTATCAGAGCCAGCTGTTCTGACAATACATTTACTGAAGCCTTAATAGCAGCTCTCCCTCAAGAATCGCTGACACGGGGAGTCTACAGTGAAGAGGCCCTCCGGGCACGCTTTTACGTAGTCCAAAAACTGGCAAAAAGAGTGGCCATGATTGATGAGACGAGGAACAGCTTGTACCAGTACTTCCTGTCCTACCTGCAGGCCCTGCTCATGTTTCACCCTCAGCAGCTGAAGCCACCTGCTGAGCTCAGCACCGATGAGCTGGACACATTTAAGTTACTGTCTTATGCCTCCTATTGTATTGAGCATGGAGACCTAGAGCTGGCGGCTAAATTTGTCAACCAGTTAAAGGGCGAGTCTAGGCGAGTGGCGCAGGACTGGCTGGCTGAAGCGCGAAGGACCCTGGAAACAAAACAGATTGTGGAAATCCTGACTGCCTACGCCAGTGCCATGGGCTTGGGAACAATCCAAGTGCAGTGA